A genomic region of Pseudomonas sp. MPC6 contains the following coding sequences:
- a CDS encoding ketoacyl-ACP synthase III: protein MIGIKNIASYVPTAGVDNYAQGAKFDKDETFILGKIGSAFLPRKGADQETSDLCVEAVNALFAASPELKRESIDCLIVVTQNGDEEGLPHTAAIVQDKLGLPTHVAAFDISLGCSGYVYGIYALKGFMEATGLKNGLLVTADPYSKIVDPEDRNTTMLFGDAATATWMGENAVWQLGKSKFGTDGSGAPHLKVTDGVFFMNGRQVFNFALLKVPAHLHELLDESNLQAGDIDAFCIHQGSAAIVDAVARRFEEGEPEKFIKDMLETGNTVSSSIPLLLQNHVFDSKWTRVAISGFGVGLSWGSAILFRG from the coding sequence ATGATTGGCATAAAAAATATAGCGAGTTATGTGCCGACAGCCGGGGTTGACAACTACGCCCAGGGTGCAAAGTTCGACAAGGACGAAACCTTTATCCTTGGCAAGATCGGCTCGGCGTTCCTGCCGCGCAAGGGCGCCGACCAGGAAACCTCCGATCTGTGCGTCGAAGCGGTCAATGCGCTGTTCGCCGCCAGTCCCGAGCTGAAGCGTGAATCCATCGACTGCCTGATCGTCGTGACCCAGAACGGCGATGAGGAAGGCTTGCCGCACACCGCTGCAATCGTTCAGGACAAACTGGGCCTGCCGACGCACGTGGCTGCGTTCGATATCTCCCTGGGCTGCTCCGGCTACGTCTACGGCATCTATGCCCTCAAGGGGTTCATGGAGGCGACGGGGCTGAAGAACGGCCTGCTGGTCACCGCCGACCCGTACTCGAAAATCGTCGACCCGGAAGATCGCAACACCACCATGCTGTTCGGCGATGCCGCTACCGCGACCTGGATGGGCGAAAACGCTGTCTGGCAGCTGGGCAAATCGAAGTTCGGCACCGACGGTTCCGGAGCACCGCACCTCAAGGTCACCGACGGCGTGTTCTTCATGAACGGTCGCCAGGTGTTCAACTTCGCACTGCTGAAAGTCCCGGCGCATTTGCATGAGTTGCTGGACGAGTCCAATTTGCAGGCCGGTGACATCGATGCCTTCTGCATTCACCAGGGCAGCGCGGCGATTGTCGACGCCGTGGCGCGGCGCTTTGAAGAAGGCGAGCCGGAGAAGTTCATCAAGGACATGCTCGAGACCGGTAACACGGTGTCTTCCAGCATTCCGCTGTTGCTGCAGAACCACGTGTTCGATTCCAAGTGGACGCGGGTTGCCATCAGCGGGTTCGGTGTAGGCCTGTCGTGGGGCTCGGCGATTCTTTTTCGCGGCTGA
- a CDS encoding flagellar hook-associated protein 3, translated as MRISTAQYYATTAANYQRNLNNLMKSAEQASSGVKLTTAADDPVGAARLMQLDQQKSMLDQYSSNISALGTAQAQEESVLNSINDLLQKVSELTVRAGSASLSDDDRKTIGAEVGQAEEQLLSLMNSKDANGKYIFSGASNNTPPFARNSDGTYSYQGDQTQLQLKIGDSMALGLNDTGWEVFQQAINSSRSSTTLTAPAVDDGRVSLSPGVVNSGPSFDSSFRSGGPYTLSFTSSTQFSIKDSVGNDVTAEASQGGKFDPDAKGGSDITFRGVTFALDITYKAGDDPANADTVITGHSFKLEAKPDSFVSSRSPGNSSTALVSQASVTNAAKYQSFFPEGGAVLKFTSPTTFDLYARPLTPDSVPVVTAGSVAGGVATAAGVSFTLDGTPAANDQFDIAVNSHQTQSPLDTLSQLRKALETPVQGDPVAQRNLDNVVASTISNLSNAKNQVDLARGAIGARGNVMDMQRDQIQSTKLLNTAAQASIEDTDPAEVLTRLTLQQTMLQAAQLAFSKISQLGLFNKL; from the coding sequence ATGCGTATTTCTACTGCACAGTACTATGCGACAACGGCCGCCAACTATCAGCGCAACCTCAATAACCTGATGAAGTCGGCCGAGCAGGCCAGCAGCGGTGTGAAGCTGACGACGGCCGCGGATGATCCTGTGGGTGCGGCGCGGTTGATGCAGCTTGATCAGCAGAAATCGATGCTGGATCAATATTCCAGCAACATCAGCGCGCTGGGCACGGCCCAGGCTCAGGAAGAAAGCGTGCTGAACAGCATCAATGACTTGCTGCAAAAAGTCAGCGAGCTGACGGTGCGTGCCGGCAGTGCCTCCTTGAGCGACGACGACCGCAAAACCATCGGCGCGGAAGTCGGGCAGGCCGAGGAGCAGTTGCTGAGCTTGATGAACAGCAAGGACGCCAACGGCAAGTACATCTTTTCCGGCGCCAGCAACAACACCCCGCCTTTTGCACGCAATAGCGATGGCACCTACAGCTATCAGGGTGACCAGACCCAGCTGCAACTGAAAATCGGCGACTCGATGGCGCTGGGGCTCAACGACACGGGCTGGGAGGTTTTCCAGCAGGCGATCAACTCCAGTCGCAGTTCGACTACCCTGACGGCGCCAGCGGTCGATGACGGACGGGTCTCGCTGTCGCCCGGCGTGGTGAACTCAGGCCCGTCTTTTGATTCGAGCTTCCGCAGCGGCGGGCCCTACACCCTGTCGTTCACCAGCAGCACTCAGTTCTCGATCAAGGATTCGGTGGGTAATGACGTGACCGCGGAGGCGAGCCAGGGTGGCAAGTTCGACCCCGATGCCAAGGGCGGTTCCGATATCACTTTCCGTGGGGTGACCTTCGCGTTGGATATCACCTATAAGGCAGGTGACGACCCGGCTAACGCCGATACCGTGATCACCGGCCACAGCTTTAAATTGGAGGCCAAGCCGGATAGCTTCGTAAGCTCGCGCTCGCCGGGCAACAGCTCGACCGCTTTGGTCAGCCAGGCGTCGGTTACCAATGCGGCGAAATACCAAAGCTTTTTCCCTGAAGGCGGGGCGGTGCTGAAGTTCACCAGCCCGACGACCTTTGATCTGTACGCTCGACCATTGACCCCTGACAGCGTGCCGGTAGTCACTGCCGGATCTGTGGCAGGCGGCGTGGCCACGGCTGCCGGTGTCAGCTTTACCCTGGATGGCACGCCGGCGGCGAACGATCAGTTTGATATTGCGGTCAACTCGCATCAGACCCAAAGCCCACTGGATACACTCAGTCAACTGCGCAAGGCCCTCGAAACACCGGTCCAGGGCGATCCCGTTGCCCAGCGCAATCTGGACAATGTGGTGGCCTCCACCATTTCCAACCTGAGTAATGCCAAAAATCAGGTTGACCTGGCACGTGGCGCGATCGGCGCCCGGGGCAACGTGATGGATATGCAGCGTGATCAGATTCAAAGCACCAAACTGCTCAATACCGCTGCCCAGGCCTCGATCGAAGATACGGACCCGGCGGAGGTGCTGACGCGGTTGACCTTGCAACAGACCATGCTGCAAGCGGCGCAACTGGCGTTCTCGAAAATTTCCCAGCTGGGGCTGTTCAACAAGCTTTGA
- the flgK gene encoding flagellar hook-associated protein FlgK: protein MSLLNIGMSGLAAGHSSLLTTGNNIANVDTAGYSRQQTVQSSKGSNQYGNVFIGSGTTLSDVRRVYNSYLGAQLQTTTSLNSDAQAYLGQATQVDKLLSDGSTGITKSLQSFFASLQTLSGNANDTAARQALLTNAQGLSSRFNAISQQLSQQGSYINDQLGAMAEQVNKLAATVASYNKKISEVSGSGGTPNELLDQRNETVRQLSELVGTQVTENNGSLDIYLGSGQPLVIGNTVNALRVEADKADPTRSAIIMDRGSSTIDITNVVSGGEMGGLLRYRDDVLSPAVNGLGRIAMVVADQVNKQLGQGLDQSGNFGSALFNDINSALAISQRSIANGNNKPASGNLDVTIKDTSKLVASDYQVTVTDKGYSVRRLSDNTDMGNFTFDKSPVPVIDGFSLSLNGSVSAGDTFKVTPTRGAAADMTTVMTDIKRLATAAPLTSTNAQGNDGTGAVSQPNLSTSLDIYNPVQRQDVQNAVKAAMPIRLLMTSSTAYEVFDAKGGSIGKGNIVPGQNNGLDIQVPFTDGSGAAKTFGVAMTVSGSPAEGDSFNIAMTAPGSTDNRNTQALLGLQTKATVGATTTSPGVSLTDAYGGLVSTVGSKTKQGQMDATATGAILTQARDSRDSLSGVDLDEETGNLIKFQQYYSASSQIIKSAQEIFSTLLNAL, encoded by the coding sequence ATGAGTTTGCTCAATATCGGGATGTCGGGGCTGGCTGCAGGCCATTCTTCGTTGCTGACGACTGGCAATAACATTGCCAACGTCGACACCGCCGGGTATTCACGCCAGCAAACTGTGCAGAGCAGCAAAGGCTCCAATCAGTACGGCAATGTATTCATCGGCTCCGGTACGACGTTGTCTGACGTACGTCGGGTCTACAACAGTTACCTCGGCGCGCAGTTGCAGACCACCACTTCGCTAAATAGCGATGCACAGGCTTATCTGGGCCAGGCAACCCAGGTGGACAAGCTGCTGTCCGATGGCAGCACTGGCATCACCAAGTCGCTGCAATCGTTCTTCGCGTCCTTGCAGACGCTGTCCGGCAACGCCAACGACACCGCCGCGCGCCAAGCGCTGTTGACCAACGCGCAGGGGTTGAGCAGCCGCTTCAATGCCATCTCGCAGCAACTGAGTCAGCAGGGCTCGTACATCAACGATCAGTTGGGTGCGATGGCCGAACAGGTCAACAAGCTGGCTGCTACCGTTGCCTCCTACAACAAGAAAATCAGCGAAGTCAGCGGTTCCGGTGGTACACCCAATGAGTTGCTGGACCAACGCAACGAAACCGTGCGCCAGCTCTCCGAACTGGTCGGCACCCAGGTCACCGAAAACAACGGCAGCCTGGATATTTACCTGGGCAGCGGCCAGCCGCTGGTCATCGGCAATACTGTCAATGCGTTACGCGTAGAGGCCGACAAGGCTGACCCGACTCGTTCCGCGATCATCATGGATCGTGGCTCTTCCACGATCGATATCACCAACGTGGTCAGCGGCGGCGAGATGGGCGGCCTGTTGCGTTACCGCGACGATGTGCTGTCGCCGGCAGTCAATGGGCTGGGTCGGATCGCCATGGTAGTGGCCGACCAGGTCAACAAGCAGTTGGGGCAGGGGCTGGATCAGAGCGGCAATTTCGGCTCGGCATTATTCAACGACATCAACAGTGCTCTCGCCATCAGCCAGCGCAGCATTGCCAATGGCAACAACAAACCGGCGTCCGGCAATCTGGACGTGACCATCAAAGACACCAGCAAGCTGGTGGCCAGCGATTACCAAGTGACCGTCACCGACAAGGGCTACAGCGTTCGTCGTCTGTCGGACAACACCGACATGGGCAACTTCACTTTCGATAAGTCCCCGGTACCGGTGATTGATGGTTTCAGCCTGAGCCTCAACGGTTCGGTCAGTGCCGGCGACACTTTTAAGGTCACCCCGACCCGCGGTGCAGCGGCTGACATGACCACTGTCATGACCGACATCAAGCGTCTGGCCACGGCCGCACCACTGACCTCTACGAATGCCCAGGGCAATGACGGTACCGGTGCGGTCAGCCAGCCGAACCTGAGCACCAGCCTGGACATCTACAATCCGGTGCAGCGTCAGGACGTGCAAAATGCGGTCAAGGCGGCAATGCCAATACGCTTGCTGATGACCAGCAGCACCGCGTACGAGGTATTCGACGCCAAGGGCGGCAGCATCGGCAAAGGCAATATCGTGCCCGGCCAGAACAATGGGCTGGATATCCAGGTGCCCTTCACCGACGGTTCCGGCGCGGCGAAAACCTTTGGTGTGGCCATGACCGTTAGTGGCAGCCCGGCCGAAGGCGACAGTTTCAATATCGCGATGACCGCCCCGGGCAGCACCGACAACCGCAACACTCAAGCGCTGCTCGGTCTGCAAACCAAGGCCACGGTCGGTGCTACTACCACCAGCCCGGGCGTCAGTTTGACCGACGCCTATGGCGGCCTGGTGTCGACGGTCGGCTCCAAGACCAAGCAAGGTCAGATGGACGCCACCGCCACCGGCGCCATCCTGACCCAGGCCAGGGATTCGCGGGATTCGCTGTCGGGTGTCGATCTCGATGAAGAGACCGGCAATTTGATCAAATTCCAGCAGTACTACTCGGCCTCATCGCAGATCATCAAGTCTGCGCAGGAAATCTTCAGCACTCTGCTCAATGCCCTTTAA